A stretch of Nocardia fluminea DNA encodes these proteins:
- a CDS encoding endonuclease/exonuclease/phosphatase family protein, with product MMRKRVERALLVLGWGAVVAAVAGIVLHVVDWRQKSMVLLASGAMWLMLGAVVGLVLLLLARGWRSSGAAVLVLAGAAWLVVPSYIPEARAADGPELVVMQSNILFGKADPVAVVGAVRENDVDVLTVEELTVDSITGLRGAGLEERLPYFYLEPAQSGGGGTGIYSRYPLRDTKKYDGFIMSNISATMQHPQRGPMSVFAFHPIPPNLDFGAWSAEMRRVDEILAATSAPAIVGADFNATHDHSAYRGLLDGAFASAADQTGDGVLLTYPADRRWGPVIGIDHILVAGGVAEQIRTLTIPGSDHRAVLATIRMDL from the coding sequence ATGATGCGTAAACGGGTGGAACGAGCGTTGCTCGTCCTGGGGTGGGGCGCGGTGGTCGCGGCGGTGGCCGGGATCGTGTTGCATGTCGTGGACTGGCGCCAGAAGTCGATGGTGCTGTTGGCGTCGGGGGCGATGTGGCTGATGCTCGGTGCCGTCGTGGGGCTGGTGCTGTTGCTCCTCGCCCGGGGCTGGCGCAGCTCGGGGGCGGCGGTGCTGGTACTGGCCGGCGCCGCGTGGTTGGTGGTGCCGTCCTACATTCCGGAGGCCAGGGCCGCCGACGGACCGGAACTGGTGGTGATGCAGTCGAACATCCTCTTCGGCAAGGCCGACCCGGTCGCGGTGGTCGGTGCGGTGCGGGAGAACGATGTCGACGTACTCACCGTCGAGGAGCTGACCGTCGACTCGATCACGGGCCTGCGCGGGGCCGGACTCGAGGAGCGGCTGCCCTACTTCTACCTGGAACCCGCGCAGTCGGGCGGTGGCGGCACCGGCATCTACAGCCGATACCCGTTGCGCGACACCAAGAAATACGACGGCTTCATCATGAGCAACATCTCCGCGACGATGCAGCATCCGCAGCGCGGACCGATGTCGGTCTTCGCCTTCCATCCGATTCCGCCGAACCTGGATTTCGGCGCCTGGTCGGCTGAGATGCGCCGGGTCGACGAGATCCTCGCGGCGACCAGCGCACCGGCGATCGTCGGCGCGGATTTCAATGCGACACACGATCATTCGGCGTATCGCGGGCTGCTCGACGGCGCCTTCGCCTCCGCCGCCGACCAGACCGGCGACGGGGTCCTGCTCACCTACCCGGCGGATCGCCGGTGGGGACCGGTGATCGGGATCGATCACATCCTCGTCGCAGGTGGGGTGGCCGAACAGATCCGTACCCTCACCATCCCCGGCTCCGACCATCGCGCGGTGCTGGCCACGATCCGAATGGACCTGTGA
- a CDS encoding alpha/beta hydrolase, whose translation MTTDTGEFAGHGGKIAWRAWQPESAPRAVVVLVHGVAEHSGRYEHVGATLADAGFAVYALDHIGHGLSEGPAANIGSMQAAADNVATLLDLAGAAHPDVPRFLLGHSMGSLVVLHQATRGPVDVAGIVVSAPPLDIPLGNPVQRLAAPLLTRFAPNLGVLTLDSSTISRDPEVVRAYDDDPLVFRGKLPARTAVEILQHTALVKQRLAALTAPLLVVHGTADVIAAPSSADLLERDAGSTDVTVLRYPGLYHEVFNEPERAQVLGDVTDWLSAHVTDQ comes from the coding sequence ATGACAACCGACACCGGCGAGTTCGCGGGTCATGGCGGCAAGATCGCCTGGCGCGCATGGCAACCGGAGTCGGCACCGCGTGCGGTGGTGGTGCTGGTGCACGGTGTCGCCGAACACTCGGGCCGCTACGAACACGTCGGCGCCACCCTGGCCGACGCGGGTTTCGCGGTCTACGCGCTCGACCACATCGGGCACGGATTGTCCGAGGGCCCGGCGGCCAATATCGGTTCGATGCAGGCCGCTGCCGACAATGTCGCGACCCTGCTCGATCTCGCGGGCGCGGCCCATCCCGATGTCCCCCGGTTCCTGCTCGGGCATTCGATGGGCAGCCTGGTGGTTCTGCACCAGGCGACCCGCGGACCGGTCGACGTGGCGGGCATCGTCGTGTCCGCGCCGCCGCTGGACATCCCGCTCGGCAACCCGGTCCAGCGGCTCGCCGCTCCCCTGCTCACCCGGTTCGCACCGAATCTCGGTGTGCTGACCTTGGATTCGTCCACGATCAGTCGCGATCCCGAGGTGGTGCGCGCCTACGACGACGACCCGCTGGTCTTCCGCGGCAAGCTGCCCGCGCGGACCGCGGTGGAGATTCTGCAGCACACCGCGCTGGTGAAACAGCGTCTCGCGGCGCTCACCGCGCCGCTGCTGGTCGTGCACGGCACCGCCGACGTGATCGCGGCACCGTCGAGCGCCGATCTGCTGGAGCGCGACGCGGGGTCGACCGACGTGACCGTGCTGCGCTACCCGGGGCTCTACCACGAGGTGTTCAACGAGCCCGAGCGCGCGCAGGTGCTCGGTGACGTCACCGACTGGCTGTCAGCTCATGTTACCGATCAGTAA
- a CDS encoding DUF4191 domain-containing protein, giving the protein MAGGKGGKPSKEARAAAKAARKQASRERRQQLWQAFNMQRKEDKALLPLMIGALVGTTVVFFLIGLIFDMQWFLLPLGLLLGVLLAFILFGRRVQKNVYRKAEGQAGAAAWVLENLQGKWRVANGVAATTQLDAVHRVIGLPGVIFVAEGSPQRVKSLIQQEKKRTARLVGDTPIYEVIVGNEEGQTPLKELQKYLTKLPRNIDVKRIDQIEGRLSALSSRSGPAMPKGPMPPGAKMKGMQRAIRRR; this is encoded by the coding sequence ATGGCAGGAGGCAAGGGCGGCAAGCCGTCGAAGGAAGCCAGGGCCGCGGCTAAAGCGGCCCGTAAGCAGGCATCACGCGAGCGTCGTCAGCAGTTGTGGCAGGCGTTCAACATGCAGCGCAAGGAAGACAAGGCGCTGCTGCCGCTGATGATCGGCGCACTGGTCGGCACCACGGTGGTCTTCTTCCTCATCGGGCTGATCTTCGACATGCAGTGGTTCCTGCTGCCGCTGGGTCTGCTGCTGGGTGTGCTGCTCGCATTCATCCTGTTCGGGCGCCGCGTGCAGAAGAACGTGTACCGCAAGGCCGAGGGCCAGGCGGGCGCCGCGGCGTGGGTGCTGGAGAACCTGCAGGGCAAGTGGCGGGTCGCCAACGGCGTCGCCGCGACCACCCAGCTCGACGCCGTGCACCGCGTCATCGGCCTGCCCGGGGTGATCTTCGTCGCCGAGGGTTCCCCGCAGCGGGTCAAGTCGCTCATTCAGCAGGAGAAGAAGCGCACCGCCCGCCTGGTCGGTGACACCCCCATCTACGAAGTGATCGTCGGCAACGAGGAAGGTCAGACTCCCCTCAAGGAGCTGCAGAAATACCTCACCAAGCTGCCGCGCAACATCGACGTGAAGCGGATCGACCAGATCGAGGGCAGGCTCTCGGCCCTGAGCTCGCGCAGTGGTCCCGCGATGCCGAAGGGCCCGATGCCCCCCGGCGCGAAGATGAAGGGCATGCAGCGCGCGATCCGTCGCCGCTGA
- a CDS encoding M20/M25/M40 family metallo-hydrolase yields MRPITENSTLSPVTEGVDDEVAERLAVALRCVTVSTEDPAHTADAEFVRLATHLETSFPRVHAELALTTFGHSRLYRWEGTEAGAVSAILLAHQDVVPVDDAQRWTHPPFAGAVDDEFIWGRGAIDDKSRVLAVLEAVEWALAAGIRPRRTIFLAFGHDEEVFGDGGAVRMAEYLREQDVRADLLLDEGGVITDGVADGVDRPVASIMLGEKGYATVRLSVTETGGHSSMPGKQTAVGRLARAVARVQDHPMPLRLTPVISDMLTRMREALPEPRRRLLGLTDSRGLSRLAGPLVARIMAAGPTTEALVRTTTAPTVISGGVKANVLPQSAEALVNFRILPGDSVAAVLAHCTRVIRDIGVAIDLVGPASEPSRFDAPGPAFDLVAELASSVVPGIVTTTGIVPGATDSRHYDGLAATRCNFAPIVLTAADLERIHGTDERISRLNYARLIEFNRRLIERLAAAPEAGGAPR; encoded by the coding sequence ATGCGCCCGATCACCGAGAACTCCACCCTGTCCCCTGTCACCGAGGGCGTCGATGACGAGGTCGCCGAGCGGCTGGCGGTCGCGCTGCGGTGCGTGACGGTGTCGACCGAGGATCCCGCGCACACCGCCGACGCGGAGTTCGTGCGCCTGGCCACCCACCTCGAGACATCGTTTCCCCGCGTGCACGCCGAGCTGGCATTGACGACCTTCGGTCACAGCAGGCTCTACCGCTGGGAGGGCACCGAGGCGGGCGCGGTGTCGGCGATCCTGCTCGCCCACCAGGACGTGGTGCCGGTCGACGACGCGCAACGCTGGACCCATCCCCCGTTCGCCGGTGCCGTCGACGACGAATTCATCTGGGGCCGTGGCGCGATCGACGACAAGAGCCGCGTGCTCGCCGTCCTCGAGGCGGTCGAGTGGGCGCTGGCGGCCGGAATCCGCCCGCGCCGCACCATCTTCCTCGCCTTCGGTCACGACGAAGAGGTCTTCGGTGACGGTGGCGCGGTGCGGATGGCCGAGTACCTGCGCGAGCAGGATGTGCGCGCGGACCTGCTGCTCGACGAGGGCGGGGTGATCACCGACGGCGTCGCCGACGGGGTCGACCGGCCGGTGGCCAGCATCATGCTCGGCGAGAAAGGCTATGCGACGGTGCGGCTCTCGGTCACCGAGACCGGCGGTCACTCCTCGATGCCGGGCAAGCAGACGGCAGTGGGACGGCTGGCGCGCGCGGTGGCGCGGGTGCAGGATCATCCGATGCCGCTGCGGCTGACGCCGGTGATCAGCGACATGCTGACCCGCATGCGGGAGGCGCTGCCCGAACCACGACGCCGGCTGCTCGGGCTCACCGACTCGCGCGGGCTGTCCAGGCTGGCCGGACCGCTGGTCGCCCGCATCATGGCGGCGGGCCCGACCACCGAAGCACTCGTGCGCACCACCACCGCGCCCACGGTGATCAGCGGCGGCGTGAAGGCCAATGTGCTTCCACAGAGCGCCGAGGCACTGGTGAATTTCCGTATCCTGCCCGGTGATTCGGTGGCGGCGGTGCTGGCGCACTGCACCAGGGTGATCCGCGATATCGGCGTGGCGATCGACCTGGTCGGACCGGCGTCGGAGCCCTCCCGGTTCGACGCGCCGGGTCCGGCGTTCGACCTGGTCGCCGAGCTGGCGTCGAGCGTGGTGCCAGGGATCGTCACTACCACCGGGATCGTGCCCGGCGCCACCGATTCCCGCCACTACGACGGCTTGGCGGCCACCCGCTGCAACTTCGCGCCGATCGTGTTGACCGCGGCGGATCTGGAACGGATCCACGGAACCGACGAGCGGATCTCGCGACTCAACTACGCTCGGCTGATCGAGTTCAACCGGCGTCTCATCGAGCGGCTCGCCGCGGCGCCCGAAGCAGGAGGAGCGCCACGATGA
- a CDS encoding 6,7-dimethyl-8-ribityllumazine synthase, whose product MTTSTGAVAFIRASWHSSIVNKAHEGFLAEYTGFGFDPEVVEVFDVPGAFEIPLHAQRLARTGRYGAIVAAALVVDGGIYRHDFVASAVIDGLMRVQLDTDVPVFSVVLTPHHFHEHSEHVDYYTNHFVTKGAEAARAVANTLSSLQSLPSR is encoded by the coding sequence ATGACCACGTCTACCGGCGCCGTTGCCTTCATCCGCGCCAGCTGGCACAGCTCCATCGTCAACAAGGCGCACGAGGGCTTCCTCGCCGAATACACCGGCTTCGGGTTCGACCCCGAGGTCGTCGAGGTGTTCGACGTCCCCGGCGCCTTCGAGATCCCGCTGCATGCCCAACGCCTGGCCCGCACCGGCCGCTACGGCGCGATCGTCGCCGCGGCCCTGGTCGTCGACGGCGGCATCTACCGCCACGACTTCGTCGCCTCCGCGGTGATCGACGGCCTGATGCGCGTGCAGCTCGACACCGATGTACCGGTCTTCTCGGTGGTGCTCACCCCGCACCACTTCCACGAGCACAGCGAACACGTGGACTACTACACCAACCACTTCGTGACAAAGGGAGCCGAGGCTGCCCGCGCGGTGGCGAACACCCTCAGCTCCCTGCAGTCACTGCCATCGCGCTGA
- a CDS encoding neutral zinc metallopeptidase: MRRHRFGATMAALMSIGMLVSGCGATTVASDQAQPVMDNPWEVAGAASSTGPSGSRPGVPDTDKKADNGDNGKIDKLALNAIADIEEYWQTEYSKTFRGDFKPASKYISWSAKAPESESVQFCKSSTYKLVNAAYCPLDHTIGWDRTVLLPLLVDKYKEMSVVMVLAHEYGHAIQSQADLLRGFLTDALVKEQQADCLAGVFLRHVAEGNSKHFTLNTTDGLNGVLGATVAVRDRDPNDPDAVHGSAFERVTAVQMGYTQGAKSCKDINEDEIEKRRAGLPVTFVEGERDEQLPVNKETLTTLATQLGKSMPVKNAPKFDYAGVTRNCASTTTTEPVSYCPASNTVGTDIPAMAKRAGEGSSAKEEPLSAVVTGDYNAAAVFVSRYALAVQQDRKLSLSGAESAGLRTACLTGVLTTKLSEPSSDPRLSAGDLDEAVSGLLADGLAASDVNGKVVPSGYQRLEAFRTGVLSGEQACLNQFK, encoded by the coding sequence ATGAGAAGACATCGGTTCGGCGCGACCATGGCGGCTTTGATGAGTATCGGCATGCTCGTATCCGGTTGCGGCGCGACAACAGTCGCGAGCGACCAGGCGCAGCCGGTCATGGACAACCCGTGGGAGGTGGCGGGCGCGGCGTCGTCCACCGGACCCAGCGGATCGCGTCCCGGTGTGCCCGACACGGACAAGAAGGCCGACAACGGCGACAACGGCAAGATCGACAAGCTCGCTCTCAACGCCATCGCCGACATCGAAGAGTACTGGCAGACCGAGTATTCCAAGACTTTCCGCGGCGACTTCAAGCCCGCCTCGAAGTACATCTCGTGGTCGGCGAAGGCGCCGGAGTCGGAGTCGGTGCAGTTCTGCAAGAGCAGCACCTACAAGCTGGTGAACGCCGCCTACTGCCCGCTCGACCACACCATCGGCTGGGACCGCACCGTCCTGCTGCCGCTGCTGGTCGACAAGTACAAGGAGATGTCGGTGGTGATGGTGCTCGCCCACGAGTACGGGCACGCCATCCAGTCCCAGGCCGACCTGCTGCGCGGGTTCCTCACCGACGCGCTGGTGAAGGAGCAGCAGGCCGACTGCCTCGCTGGTGTGTTCCTTCGCCATGTGGCAGAGGGCAATTCGAAGCACTTCACCCTCAACACCACCGACGGGCTCAACGGAGTGCTCGGCGCGACCGTCGCCGTGCGCGATCGCGACCCCAATGATCCCGACGCCGTACACGGTTCGGCGTTCGAGCGGGTGACGGCCGTCCAGATGGGCTACACCCAGGGTGCCAAGTCGTGCAAGGACATCAACGAGGACGAGATCGAGAAGCGTCGCGCCGGGCTGCCCGTCACCTTCGTGGAGGGGGAACGCGACGAGCAGCTCCCAGTGAACAAGGAGACGCTGACGACCCTGGCCACCCAGCTGGGTAAGTCGATGCCGGTGAAGAACGCGCCGAAGTTCGACTACGCCGGCGTCACCCGCAACTGCGCGTCGACGACCACCACGGAGCCGGTGTCCTACTGCCCGGCCTCGAACACCGTCGGCACCGATATTCCCGCCATGGCCAAGCGTGCGGGGGAGGGGTCGAGTGCCAAGGAGGAGCCGCTGTCGGCGGTCGTCACCGGCGACTACAACGCCGCCGCGGTCTTCGTGTCCCGCTATGCGCTCGCGGTGCAGCAGGATCGCAAGCTGTCGCTCTCGGGTGCCGAGTCGGCGGGACTGCGCACGGCGTGCCTGACCGGTGTGCTCACCACGAAACTCAGTGAGCCGAGCAGTGATCCGCGCCTGTCGGCCGGTGACCTCGACGAAGCGGTCTCCGGCCTGCTCGCCGACGGCCTCGCCGCCTCCGACGTCAACGGCAAGGTGGTGCCGAGTGGATATCAGCGCCTCGAGGCGTTCCGCACCGGCGTCCTCAGCGGCGAGCAGGCTTGCCTGAACCAGTTCAAATAG